A window from Nycticebus coucang isolate mNycCou1 chromosome X, mNycCou1.pri, whole genome shotgun sequence encodes these proteins:
- the LOC128577636 gene encoding ferritin light chain-like: MSSQIRQNYSKDVEAAVNRLVNLHLRASYTYLSLGYYFDHDDVALKGMGHFLRELAEEKREGSERLLKMQNQRGDRALFLNMKKPSQDEWSITLDAMEAALALEKRLNQALLDLHALGSARTDPHLCDFLDSHFLDEEVKHLKKIDDHLTNLHRLAGPQAGLGKHLFERLTLKHD; the protein is encoded by the coding sequence ATGAGCTCCCAGATTCGTCAGAATTATTCCAAAGATGTGGAGGCTGCCGTCAACCGCCTGGTCAACTTGCATCTGCGGGCCTCCTACACCTACCTCTCTCTGGGCTACTATTTTGACCACGACGATGTGGCTTTGAAAGGTATGGGCCACTTCCTCCGCGAGTTGGCAGAGGAGAAGCGCGAGGGCTCTGAGCGTCTCTTGAAGATGCAAAACCAGCGTGGCGACCGCGCTCTCTTCCTGAACATGAAGAAGCCATCTCAAGATGAATGGAGTATAACCCTGGACGCAATGGAAGCCGCCTTAGCCCTGGAGAAGAGACTGAACCAGGCTCTTTTGGATCTTCATGCCCTGGGTTCTGCCCGCACAGACCCTCATCTCTGTGACTTCCTGGACAGTCACTTCCTAGATGAGGAAGTGAAACACCTCAAGAAGATAGACGACCACCTGACCAACCTCCACAGGCTGGCTGgcccccaggctgggctgggcaaGCATCTCTTCGAAAGGCTCACTCTCAAGCACGACTAA